A stretch of DNA from Candidatus Binatia bacterium:
CCGAGCGCGCGTCGCGTTCCGTGAGCCAATCTGGGAAGCGATAGGTCGTCCGGCAACGGGGTCACCCGTTTCCGCAATAAGCGAAAGATCTCGGCTAGGAAATCCACCGCCAGACCGGGCCCCTCATACAGTAGCTCCGGCGCGATCTTGGGCAGCTCGTGTCCGGGAATCCAACCGTTCAAGCGATCCAAAAAGCCCGTCTCCCCCGCAAGCCCCCGCGGAAGCGCCATAGCTTGCGGCATGCTCGGATCGTCGCTGTTACCGAGAAACACCAGCGAAGCTTGTGCGGAAAACTGCCGACCGCCACGAGAAAAACGCCCCGACTCCATGAAGTCCTTGAGCGTGCCCAAAAGCTCGTCATCGCTCCACCGCCCGTACGCAATCTCGTCGAACACGATGACGGGATACACACCGACGAGTCCAGGCTGGCGGGTAACCTGATGATAAAAGAGCGTTGCCGGTGTCACCTTGCTGCTCGAGACGAGGAACACTTCGGGTGAAGTGTTCCGCAACAGGAAGGATTTTCCGGTCTGCCGCGGCCCCAGTTCGATGAGGTGCAGGCGGGGTTCGACCAAGGGCGCGAGACGAGCGAGGCTCAACTGCTTTTCCCGAAACGAAAGCTCCGCCGGATTCAAACCCACCGCTTGCAATAGGAGGTCGATCCACTCCTCCTCGCGGAACTGTTTGCGCGCTCGAAGAAACTCCTCGAGATCGGCGACCACTTCGAACGGAATGAACCCGGCAAGGCTGACCTCGCGTGTTCGCGCGTGGTAGCGCAGGTCCAACGTACCCCATAAACCGTACAAGGTTGCCGGATGACGCTGGCAGATTTCCTGCGGCACCTGAACGGTAACGTCCGCAAGCGTCGGCGGCTCGGCAACGTAGCGGCCGGAGTTTACCTCGGGCTTCACCCGGAGTTCGTCGATCAATGTCAAGTGGCCGCGCTGCAAGAGCTGGTCTTTGGCCCGGTTCCGTTCCGGGCCCGTCGGATACAGGCGCAACACGTTTTCCGCCAAACGATCGAGTCGCTGCGGATCTCCATGCGGCGCAAATTTCGCGATCAAGTATTCCGCCACGTACCGAGGCAAGCGATCGAACGGGGAACGCAAAGCGAGCCCCTTGGGGACGATCTTTTGCGGGAAAATTTCTTGCAGACGCTCGGACACAGCCACCTATCTCCCGCACAGTTCTTCTTCCCCGCCCAGGGCCTCCCCTCTGCCGGCGGCAGGTCCACCCCTGCCTTCCAACGAGGCAGCCGGGCTGAGGGCGTGGTTCCAGCAGCATGGCGAAGGAACGAAACAGCGAGGCCACGAAGTGGCCGTTCGCCGTCTCGGTTCACCCTTACCAGGACTGCGGCCCACCTTTCCCTCCAGGGCTAAGGTCTCTTTCACACATTCCCTTGTTCCCCATCTTCCCCTGCCATGCAACCGGCACTCGCCCCGTCGCCTTCTCGAGGCGCTAGAGACTCCGCCGCGACGCCAACGGGCCCGCAAATCCCGGGCGCACCACCTTCGGCCAAATAGATTCCCGGGTTTCACCGGGCTTCACCGGCCTGCACAAGCTTCGACCACGTTGCATTCAAGCCTTCCGGCCGACAAGCTCGCGCAAGTGTGTGAGGCGATCTCTTTCCAAGCGCTGCACCAGGCCTCGACAAATGGCGCGCACCACGCCGGGCCCCTCGAAAATCAAGGCCGTGTACAGTTGCACCAAGTTGGCACCAGCCTCGATTTTCTCGCAGGCGTCTTCGGCCGCAAAGACGCCCCCGACACCCACGATCGGAATCTTTCCACGGAGGCGGCGAAAAAACTGGCGAATCACTGCC
This window harbors:
- a CDS encoding hypothetical protein (possible pseudo, frameshifted), coding for MSERLQEIFPQKIVPKGLALRSPFDRLPRYVAEYLIAKFAPHGDPQRLDRLAENVLRLYPTGPERNRAKDQLLQRGHLTLIDELRVKPEVNSGRYVAEPPTLADVTVQVPQEICQRHPATLYGLWGTLDLRYHARTREVSLAGFIPFEVVADLEEFLRARKQFREEEWIDLLLQAVGLNPAELSFREKQLSLARLAPLVEPRLHLIELGPRQTGKSFLLRNTSPEVFLVSSSKVTPATLFYHQVTRQPGLVGVYPVIVFDEIAYGRWSDDELLGTLKDFMESGRFSRGGRQFSAQASLVFLGNSDDPSMPQAMALPRGLAGETGFLDRLNGWIPGHELPKIAPELLYEGPGLAVDFLAEIFRLLRKRVTPLPDDLSLPRLAHGTRRALGSAGSFRVHQAHSSRR